The following proteins are encoded in a genomic region of Anaerolineae bacterium:
- a CDS encoding CSLREA domain-containing protein, which yields MASASFLPLRQFGGPVIVLALLAAASGAIPVRAASITVTTTADELNADGDCSLREAIQAVNTRSPMDACPAGTGDDLIVLSGRRGHPELGGAGAAPRRPRRFSGTSASAVGGGLCIGCGPGTGRGVLEQAILRRNAADRGGGIFSNRPLTSRPPASSATPRGRAGRF from the coding sequence ATGGCTTCTGCAAGCTTCCTTCCGCTTCGGCAGTTTGGAGGACCGGTTATAGTCCTGGCGCTCCTCGCCGCCGCGAGTGGGGCCATCCCGGTCCGCGCGGCGAGCATCACGGTCACCACCACCGCGGATGAGTTGAACGCCGATGGGGATTGCTCGCTGCGCGAAGCGATCCAGGCCGTCAACACGCGATCCCCGATGGACGCCTGTCCGGCCGGAACGGGGGACGACCTGATCGTCCTCTCAGGAAGGCGCGGGCATCCTGAGCTGGGGGGCGCTGGAGCTGCGCCGCGTCGTCCTCGAAGATTCAGCGGAACGAGCGCCAGCGCTGTCGGCGGCGGACTGTGCATCGGCTGCGGGCCGGGCACCGGCCGCGGGGTTCTGGAGCAGGCGATCCTTCGGCGCAATGCGGCCGATCGGGGCGGCGGGATCTTCAGCAACCGGCCGCTGACCTCACGGCCACCAGCGTCGTCAGCAACACCGCGCGGGCGGGCGGGGCGATTCTGA
- a CDS encoding beta-galactosidase, with amino-acid sequence MNRRIDLNGIWTFQPIARTVVQADGSVRSFVKDIPSGGQMPIPSNWQLQGLESFNGRVRFSRSFVCDPLPLGQRAFLVFRGVDYFAEVTLNGRFIGRHEGYFQPFEFEVTHVLREGENQLQVDVDCPAEEPGTVWPDHKWLIKGILSHWDARPGSWDLQRGQEKNSGGIWGDVYLDIRSHTFVRHVKATTALVPQKASTDMFVMSSRAEGVQAIVRLDIEVDSWQGGTFALHVELGNIAKTSMVDLPSGRSQVTTTLSVPDPSLWWPWDLGTPYLYTLTVRLMEQDRILSEWQRPYGLRELALDHHTGEWRVNGKRFFVRGTNVVPTLWLSEYTPERIARDIALLKAAHVNGVRVCVHINREEFYDACDREGIIVWQDFPLQWGYTEDPRFMDEAVRQVRDMIRHLYNHPCIAVWCLQNESSFHNKMILNPVLALVAQAEDASRYVRATSEFEEHAYPGWYYGHLRDYLTLPGAPIVTEFGAQALPAATEVREMEGGDQWPPNWDGLAYHDFQYDQTFHVAGIQMGDSLEAFVGHSQQYQAELLKFAIEQYRQHKYERVGGIFQFMFMDCWPSITWSVVSYYRVPKKGYYALQKAYQPILIGADIQREKVLVGTDRGAHPRPLWLPLWIVNDRHECLEACTYEVRLVADNQEVCRVTGLADTIPADGFIRLPPVRINVPENMPLGPCSVELTLYREGEVISRNSYQIEWVGIPR; translated from the coding sequence ATGAACCGTAGGATAGATCTCAACGGGATTTGGACATTTCAACCGATTGCGCGAACTGTGGTTCAGGCCGATGGGAGTGTTCGAAGCTTTGTGAAAGATATTCCCAGCGGCGGTCAAATGCCGATCCCATCTAATTGGCAACTTCAGGGTTTGGAATCCTTCAATGGGCGCGTGCGATTCAGCCGTTCGTTCGTTTGTGATCCTTTGCCTCTTGGCCAGCGCGCTTTCCTGGTGTTTCGGGGAGTGGACTATTTCGCGGAAGTGACGCTGAATGGGCGGTTCATTGGCAGACATGAGGGATATTTCCAGCCTTTTGAATTCGAGGTCACGCATGTCTTGAGAGAGGGTGAAAATCAGCTACAAGTTGATGTCGATTGCCCAGCGGAGGAGCCAGGAACGGTTTGGCCTGATCACAAATGGTTGATCAAGGGCATCCTCTCTCATTGGGATGCTCGCCCTGGTTCTTGGGATCTTCAGCGAGGGCAAGAAAAGAATTCAGGGGGAATTTGGGGTGATGTCTATCTGGACATTCGTTCTCACACCTTTGTACGACATGTGAAAGCCACCACAGCCTTAGTGCCTCAAAAGGCTAGCACTGATATGTTTGTTATGAGCTCTCGTGCGGAAGGTGTTCAGGCCATCGTGCGCCTGGATATTGAGGTAGATAGTTGGCAAGGTGGGACCTTTGCCTTGCATGTCGAGCTAGGCAATATAGCGAAAACGTCGATGGTCGACCTCCCGAGCGGTCGCTCTCAAGTGACAACGACCCTCTCTGTCCCTGATCCAAGTTTATGGTGGCCTTGGGATTTAGGTACTCCGTATCTCTATACCCTTACGGTGCGACTGATGGAGCAGGATCGGATCTTATCCGAATGGCAACGTCCATATGGTCTCAGAGAGCTAGCATTGGATCATCACACAGGAGAGTGGCGTGTCAATGGGAAGCGCTTCTTCGTGCGAGGCACAAATGTAGTGCCTACCCTCTGGCTGAGTGAGTACACGCCGGAAAGAATCGCCCGGGACATTGCGCTATTAAAAGCTGCACACGTTAATGGCGTTCGCGTCTGTGTTCACATCAATAGAGAAGAGTTCTACGATGCTTGCGATCGAGAGGGGATTATTGTCTGGCAGGACTTTCCCCTTCAGTGGGGATATACGGAAGACCCGCGTTTTATGGACGAAGCGGTCCGCCAAGTGCGAGATATGATCCGACATTTATACAATCATCCATGTATCGCCGTCTGGTGTCTCCAAAACGAATCCTCCTTTCACAATAAAATGATTCTTAACCCCGTCTTAGCCCTAGTCGCACAGGCCGAGGATGCTTCCCGGTATGTAAGGGCTACTTCGGAGTTCGAAGAGCACGCGTATCCGGGATGGTATTATGGGCATTTGCGCGATTATCTGACACTGCCGGGTGCTCCTATTGTAACAGAGTTTGGCGCGCAAGCCCTCCCAGCCGCAACTGAAGTGCGCGAGATGGAAGGCGGGGATCAGTGGCCTCCCAATTGGGATGGGCTAGCTTATCATGACTTCCAATACGATCAGACGTTTCATGTTGCGGGGATCCAGATGGGTGATTCACTAGAAGCGTTTGTGGGCCATTCTCAGCAATACCAAGCGGAGCTACTTAAGTTCGCCATCGAGCAGTATCGCCAACATAAATACGAGCGAGTCGGCGGCATATTTCAATTCATGTTCATGGATTGTTGGCCTTCTATTACCTGGTCCGTTGTGTCGTACTATCGTGTGCCCAAGAAAGGGTACTATGCTCTTCAAAAAGCTTATCAACCAATATTGATTGGAGCAGATATCCAGCGTGAGAAGGTCTTAGTGGGCACTGATCGGGGCGCTCATCCTCGTCCCCTGTGGCTGCCATTGTGGATCGTAAACGACCGCCATGAATGTTTGGAAGCATGTACATATGAGGTGAGACTCGTTGCTGATAATCAGGAAGTTTGTCGGGTGACAGGCCTAGCGGATACCATCCCGGCTGATGGCTTTATCCGATTGCCGCCAGTCCGAATAAATGTACCAGAAAACATGCCTCTCGGGCCGTGCAGTGTAGAGCTAACCTTATATCGAGAGGGTGAAGTCATCAGCCGTAATTCTTATCAGATCGAGTGGGTGGGCATCCCCAGATAG
- a CDS encoding class I mannose-6-phosphate isomerase: MDASKPWRKTTQKLAPAFHLPTPPGQYDIYPAFPIGPGKIGLGYDALATRLAGHRRVIIDGYGGVFWENFRAQLDAALRRIGIQPRWLNVEDALRSEPEIDRLIAPFLGGDDPLFGTRFAGQLRDFFDEAKLRALQPDPDAEMTIVYGCGAALVGWDGLLVYVDVPKNEIQFRARAGSIANLGASRPCDPKAMYKRFYFVDWVALNRHKAQLLSRMDVVVDEQRPDEPAFIDGVDLRMALGQMARNVFRARPWFEPGPWGGQWIKQHIPQVPQDAPNYAWSFELISPENGLMLESDGRLLEVSFDFLMFYDHAAVLGECADRFGHEFPIRFDFLDTFDGGNLSIQCHPRPEYIRAHFGESFTQDETYYILDCKPGARVYLGFREGVDPAAFRAELERSLREVVAVDVDAFVNSVPARKHDLLLIPHGTIHGSGKDNLVLEISATPYIFTFKMYDWMRLDLDGRPRPLNIERAFENLYFDRRGERVCQELIARPRVIKAGEGWQLIHLPTHPEQFYDVHRFDFWRQVEASTDGSCHVMNLVEGTSVILETANGMRQRFNYAETFVVPAAAGRYRLINEGPGMARVVKAFVKNSHIPEVQRRERRYEP; this comes from the coding sequence ATGGATGCCTCAAAGCCTTGGCGTAAGACGACGCAGAAGCTGGCCCCGGCCTTCCACCTTCCAACCCCTCCGGGCCAGTATGACATTTATCCTGCTTTTCCCATCGGCCCCGGGAAGATCGGGCTAGGGTATGACGCGCTGGCGACGCGGCTGGCCGGCCATCGGCGAGTGATCATTGACGGTTATGGCGGCGTCTTCTGGGAGAACTTTCGGGCGCAGCTTGACGCCGCGCTGCGGCGAATCGGCATCCAGCCCAGGTGGCTAAATGTGGAGGACGCGCTGCGGTCGGAGCCGGAGATAGATCGGTTGATCGCCCCGTTCCTAGGTGGTGATGACCCTCTCTTCGGCACGCGGTTTGCGGGCCAGTTGCGCGATTTCTTCGATGAGGCAAAGCTGCGCGCCCTGCAGCCAGACCCGGATGCTGAGATGACCATCGTCTATGGCTGCGGCGCGGCGCTGGTAGGGTGGGATGGCCTCCTCGTTTATGTGGATGTGCCCAAGAATGAGATTCAGTTTCGCGCTCGGGCGGGGAGCATCGCCAACCTGGGGGCTAGCCGGCCATGTGATCCCAAGGCGATGTACAAGCGCTTTTACTTTGTAGATTGGGTCGCCCTGAACCGGCATAAAGCTCAATTGTTGTCCCGTATGGACGTCGTCGTGGATGAGCAACGGCCTGATGAGCCGGCCTTCATAGACGGCGTGGATCTTCGGATGGCTTTAGGGCAGATGGCCCGCAATGTCTTCCGTGCCCGTCCCTGGTTCGAGCCTGGGCCATGGGGAGGGCAGTGGATCAAGCAGCATATCCCCCAGGTGCCGCAGGATGCGCCCAACTACGCCTGGTCGTTTGAGCTGATCTCGCCCGAGAACGGCTTAATGCTGGAGAGCGACGGAAGGCTGCTGGAGGTCTCCTTCGATTTCCTCATGTTTTACGATCACGCGGCTGTCTTAGGCGAGTGCGCCGACCGCTTCGGGCACGAGTTTCCGATTCGTTTTGACTTCTTAGATACATTTGACGGAGGCAACCTCTCCATCCAATGCCATCCTCGGCCCGAGTATATTCGAGCTCATTTCGGCGAAAGTTTCACCCAGGATGAGACCTACTACATCCTCGACTGTAAGCCGGGCGCTCGGGTGTACCTGGGCTTTCGGGAGGGGGTGGATCCGGCAGCGTTCCGGGCGGAGCTGGAGCGCAGCCTGCGTGAGGTGGTGGCAGTGGACGTGGATGCCTTCGTGAACAGTGTGCCCGCCCGCAAGCATGACCTGCTGTTGATCCCCCATGGCACGATCCACGGCTCAGGAAAAGACAACCTGGTGCTAGAGATCAGCGCCACGCCCTATATCTTCACATTTAAGATGTATGATTGGATGCGCCTGGACCTGGACGGGCGGCCGCGACCGCTCAACATCGAGCGCGCCTTTGAGAATCTGTATTTCGACCGGCGTGGTGAGCGGGTGTGTCAGGAGCTGATCGCCCGGCCGCGGGTGATAAAGGCTGGCGAAGGGTGGCAATTGATTCATTTGCCCACCCATCCCGAGCAGTTCTACGATGTGCACCGGTTCGACTTCTGGCGACAAGTGGAGGCCTCTACGGATGGCTCCTGTCACGTCATGAACCTGGTAGAGGGCACCTCAGTGATCCTGGAGACGGCGAATGGGATGCGTCAGCGGTTCAACTACGCCGAGACTTTCGTGGTGCCGGCCGCGGCCGGGCGTTATCGCTTGATCAACGAGGGGCCAGGGATGGCTCGGGTCGTAAAGGCGTTTGTGAAAAATAGCCATATCCCAGAGGTTCAGAGGAGAGAAAGGCGGTATGAACCGTAG
- a CDS encoding phosphomannose isomerase type II C-terminal cupin domain, whose protein sequence is MDDIASADPHQRPAVRHVERPWGMFRQYAHNEAVTVSLMWVNPGQRLSLQSHTGRSELWIVLDEGAVVQVGDRVFYPKPGDEIWIPVGTPHRLGSLGPAVRVLEVAFGDWRQEDISRYEDDFHRPAQGE, encoded by the coding sequence ATGGATGACATCGCAAGCGCTGACCCGCACCAGAGGCCGGCTGTCAGGCACGTGGAGCGGCCCTGGGGGATGTTCCGGCAATACGCGCACAACGAGGCGGTCACGGTGAGCCTGATGTGGGTGAACCCAGGCCAGCGCCTCAGCCTGCAATCGCACACGGGACGATCCGAGCTGTGGATCGTCCTGGATGAAGGGGCGGTGGTCCAGGTGGGTGACAGGGTATTTTATCCAAAGCCGGGCGACGAGATCTGGATCCCGGTGGGGACTCCGCATCGCCTGGGCAGCCTGGGGCCAGCGGTGCGGGTGTTGGAAGTGGCGTTCGGCGACTGGCGACAGGAGGACATCTCTCGCTATGAGGACGATTTCCATCGGCCAGCGCAGGGGGAATAG